The Mercurialis annua linkage group LG7, ddMerAnnu1.2, whole genome shotgun sequence genome includes the window aaattagtataatttttcaGATGGCTAAAATACTGAAATATGATATTAGactttgtatttaattttagcTAACTATCTAATCACTAAAACATTTGGGCAAAGATTCTATTAAGGTCCTCTTAAGGTTACTTGAACATCAAAGGTAAAGTTCAATAAATCTACAACATTCATTACAAATGAAAATAtagatcaaattaaaatttaaattaacttaaGTTAATTTACACCATTTATTGGCGACGAATGGTGTAGATTTGCCGAACTTGACCTCTCATATTCAAGTgaacttaaaaaaattcttattccAAACAATTATGGTTGTTACCTAAACTGATAATACTAATATAgttgttctttttttaataaaagggtTGGAACTGGAATCGTCGATTCTGGTTCCAAATGATTTGAAACCGACTCAAACCTAACTTTCCCATGATTTAAAACCGGTTTTAGCCCGGTTAAAATTTAACCGATTTTAGCAAATTTGACTAGACCGATCCACAGACTGAACCAACCATAAATGAGTATGATATGTTATGCTAGTACAAAAGATATCTTAATATAGTCAAGGCCTGAGTAGACTGTTGTTCCAATTGTCCTCAATTTCACTAATTTAATGAATCATAAAATATAAAGGCTAAGTGAATAAGTAAGGCTAAgggaataattattattttttattcaagttaaatttatcatttacttttaaattaaattaaattgcattttattttaaataattatataaatatattattcataataaattagtttttttattattaatttcatAGTAAATTAGTTAACAATCGtagatttataattaaataatcatataataataaattagaaagaGTCATTTAATACATTTATATGCTCTCATccattattttctatatattatAGGTAAAAATTGTCAGGAATCTTAAATggcaaaattcatattttaattcttGTATTTGTATTATTTTGGGTATTaagtctttatatttttattcataaaaaatagtctttatatttttatttgtgaatAGTAAATCCATACActtgtaattttaataaaattgggtctttccataaaataatagAGTATAAACACATTTAATTCCGACCAAAATAATTTTCGGGTAgtctctatattttttatttgaaataatttatcttttattgtttatttttaatcaattaaatcctaatattatttgaaagaagttaaaaataatgcaactataatttattatttaaagtataattatttttctaataattttatatatatatgcattCCTACCTAACAAATGAGCATGTGGAAGAGTTGGTGATTGCTTTATTAATTGGTTTGGAATTTACGATTGTAcaccaaaaacaaacaaacatatataGACCAGAGCAAAATGAGGATTGATTGTGAAAAATGAGCCAATTTTGTTGGCATTATAAAGGTGACGTGCCATGCAATTATCAGAAAAAGAACCCTACGCCCAATAATAAACCTAatccctaatttttttaaagatttgtttTCTCCTTATTTTGACCTCTGAATCATGTGcaagtattattattattatcattattatcaTCGGAAGATGAATGTTTGTAGAAGAAATTAAATTCGCCATTATAACATATCGCTACTAAGAGTTTATACTATAAAGTCATTGTTCATTGGTTGAATCATGTAAAAGATGAGAAGGTAGGAAGGTGCATTTTAAACAGACCAAAATTGAGTGACTAtgctttttcactttttttattttttcatcgAGCCATCAAAGTGTCCCCGGCCCTTTGAAAAGATGAGTCCGAGTGTGAGTCTGTGCGGGCAATCTTTTAAAGGATAATCATTTGCTACCAATGGGAAATTCTCTCTCGTTTTAAATCTCAAAATACCGATATCAACAGCCGTGGCAATAGGCGCATGATTTGATAATAAATGGTCTTAGCTCTTGAATATTCCGCAAAAATAaaaagcccatccggtttccaaggcttcgccctgactaatccggatccgacccgcgtcgcgcacctggcatgatgggtgagtctgccagtgggaattttctgcattcacaaggactcgaacccaaaaccttgcttaagcgataccaaaccgcttaccacttggaacAACTCCCATTGGTAAGCTTTTTCACTTTGGTGAATGATtagttttactttatattttatcaattctTTACGTCATTATAAGTTATCGATGAAAACATAGACCATTAGCTTactttcaaaattataatatttacgaTTCTATTATCAAAAACTTCACtttgtaattttaaacttttcaacaTGCaacttgatttatttttatttagcaTGTTTAAAGTATATTTATATGCAGTGAATATTCAAGAAGACATTAGGAGTGACAATGTTCTTAAAATCTCCAGCACCATATATTTAACTTTAAACGAGATTGAGTAGTGACGACCCTACAAAGTTGAGATTCAATTTAAAGACATTTACagatctaaaaatatataaaataaaataagacattAAGTCTGATCAAAAATTTGTGCCTTTTTTTTATAGAGAATGTAAGATGTGGCCGAGactgatatatttataaaaagaaaattgaagatAGATCTTTAACTCATTTATTTGTAAATCGACCAATTTGTGGTTAATATGCAAAAGTAAGTTATGAAAAAAGTTTGGGAAGGAagacttttataaaaaaaaaaaaaattgtcaattgaGGTGATTTGGTTGGATTTGTACTGTGAAGAAATGATTGTGTTATTGTTCATTATTAGAGGATTAAAGAGAGGAAAATGATAGAAAATAGGTCTACTTAAGaatgaaaatgtgaaatattcCATATTTcagactgaaaaaaaaaaagttcaatttggTGATTGAAAAATTCACTGACATCTACTTGAATCTCTTAACATTAGAATTAAAtagaatatatttatttatgacacttaaaatttaatatttatataactaAATGAATAATGAAATTATACGAACAATATATCAAgaacattttaaatatgttaaaataataataataataataataatgtattaaaagtatactaaaaataaatacataatattttaaaaagatctaTACATGAAAATATGTTAAATTCgtaaaataatgtataaaagGTATAATAAAATGTACCCACAATATACTAAGatataaatgaaattatattaataatatacaaaagtatataaaatacacataaaaataaCCAATCTATGAGATACTGTATAAATTACAAGCACACTAAAATTAGATCAATattatattgataatttatattggtatgtaaaattaaattaataatatatttagagttatacatcaaaatatatactaaatttttatttaaaatagtataTCAAATTATACcgaaattatattaattataaatccatatcttacttttataaatatttttcaattttcttttacatttttataaattctttGAGGTAgctttttataaattcaataatataatatactattattgtttttgtctGCAAATAATTTGATGGGCAGCATTGTTTTAGCCAGAGGCATGAActgtaaagaaaataaaaagtagtTCAACTGTTTCTGGCTTGGAGAACCATCCTACCAAATTGGACGacaaccacaaaatctaaagGGTGTTAAGACATTAGCTTCAACTCACATTTTGCTTCAGAAccactgtttttttttaaatttgataatcGGAATATAGATAACATTTATGAAAGAAATTCAGCCCACacaactttaataaaatatcgtctgtttataatatttgaattatagctCACTGGTCTTTAGAGCTAGTGTTCATATTGTTAGAATTTTGACGAAGTTTGTAGATTACAGAGTAATACAGAGCTATTAAGTTGTATTTATAGAAGAAAAACAACAATTATTTCCAACTCTTAATACACACACTTATAGCATGTTATCCAGCTGGATTACAACTGTAATCCAGATGTAATCTAGCTGGCAATAACAAATCACCAGGAGCAGCAGCACAAAAATTAGCGGAAGCAACAACAAAACAACCTCATGAGCATTTTTTGATCTCTATTACCTCCCCTCGAACTGgtacatatttatcaaataaatatgaCCAGCTTGGTTTAAAATTGTTGAAAACATGCCTGCAAAAAATTGCTAGTAAAACCAGAATCAGCCACAATACTAtgcaatttttgatttttgccAAAAATTGCTAGTAAAACCTCAATTATCTATCTTCTGTTCGAAATCTAATTATATATTTCTATTTACTTGCTCCATCACGTGCCTCTAATATttctagaaaaaaaaaaagcaccATGAGATATGGACTTTTTACAGACCTCAAAATAAGAAGCTTGTTGATGCTCCTATAACAACTCTCCTCAagcaaaaaacaaattcaacctaAACAATAATGAATAAAGGGTTAACACGCCCCTCGAATTTGTGACATAAGGTCATTTGATCCAGTTTTAacttgtttgagcaactaatcccaaaattcttcatttttgggtcaaataaccccataatttattttttattgcaaaaaataaatttagaataattttatcgcaacaattaggaaactttttaatttctatttcgcattcctcacctccgatttgtattttacgcatttttaaaatataattattgggTTATCTGATTAAAAAATGAAGAGATTTGGGATTAATTGCTCAAAcaagttaaaattaaattaaatgatcTCGTGTTTAAAGTTCAGAGGGTGTGTTAACCTTTTGTTCAAACAATAATCCAATTCAAATATCTTGTTGTCTTGTATTGGCATCTCTAGCTCATGTAATTCCATATGGTACCTAACCGTACCAAGCAATATTTAAGAGACTAAAATTCAATTGAACAGCACATGACATATGTGAAGTCCCATGAACTATCAATTAATCCATTATGTTTTAAAATGCTACCCACAAAAAAATCAATCACTTCTTGAGAATTTGAATCAAGCCAGTATAATTCCACATAGATAAAAGAAATTGCACATGACCAATACCAAATCTTCTCAAGTACAGCTGAAAGAACATTCAACTTAGAACAATAATTCAACTCATAATTCAAATCACTCGCATCGACCGAATCAATTCTCCGCTTTACTGATAGGGTGTAATTCATTATAGACActcattttatttttggtgGTAACGATGTATTTCGGTGCATAGACCTTTTCTGGAGTTTCTAGCATTCGCTCTCTTTTTTGTCTATCGGATTGTAGTAGTGCTAATATAATcaccatttataaaaaaaaaactgttatgtgaataaatttatatttaattgacCCGACTtaaccataattaaaataattttgtaaacCGGATAATAAatgacaaaataataaattataattaaaagtaataaaagTAATACATATCTAAATTTTCTGCATTACTAATGGGGGCTATGGCTTTATTCATGAGTCTTGTGTTCCTTACCAGTCCAACTATAGCCTATATCAGGATATCTGAACCAGTCCAAACTCTGGCCCGAACTGTCTTTGTTTTTACAAATCTAActgtattaaaaaaaaaaaactaaatcaatCTGAAATAATattcaaacaataaaataagaaaatatataaaaaaatgtttaaatttaaaaaatactaaataaaaagtgaacaacTTTGCAAAATCTTATAAAAACAATATGACTTCTGACGTGAGACGAAAAGAgtgataaaaaattattaaataaaatatacttcaaataacaaaatataaaactgGATAAATGCATAATCTGTGAAATGTGAGAAAAATATTGGATTAATATTATAGATCAGTGGCCTccaactataaatttttttggcGAGCTCAACTGTTTCGCTTGGTCCATCTGCACCAATCCGTAGTTGAATTATgaattatttacatattaaatctcgatgtttcatttttatagcgatttaatttcatttttttaaaacattgcatGGCATCGCAACATCCCAACCTTTCGCACTTTTACGTCGTGCAACCGATAGTCgtttttcaccaaatttaaagCTTCGATACGTAAAGCGCCCATCCGTTCTTTCCTATAAACATGAAGGATGTAATTACACATTTTCCCTTCATAACGCATACTAACGTACATAAATAGTATATTCCGgttagaaaatgaaaaaaaattaaaattaataaataaaatataacgcAGTTCAAGAAATTTCATAACCTTACCATAGTTAGATTCCGGGTCTATCTAACCAGGTATAGTAAACCAAGCAATGAACGGTTTAGATCAACTCCAAAGAACGAGCTAGGGTTGGGAAATTGAAAAATCATTCCTGTTTAGATCAAGATCAAGatcaatcaatcaattaaattaggggtttttttaatgaattattatCAGATGGAGATGGATTACGTTACTCAATTTCCTCATAATCATATGGATCGTCGTCCCAGAAAAAGGGCAAGATTTGCTTGGGATATTCCCCAATCTCAATCTCATCCAAAGGTATaatcttttttccttttcaattcTTTTTTTGTTGAAATGAATCTGCTTGTTTAATGATCTGCTTGTTTGTTTAGGAAAAATATgatatttgttaaattttagcataaagtttcatccttttaaaatttatgtttttttttaatttgcatggaaattgtaaaaataaatttttggaaATTTGAGTATGAGGGAAAAAAAGGcagtgatttttttatttatgtggaAATAACATATATTTGGGAGCTATATTAGATATTTAGATCAATTGAGTATATTATGCTAATCTAGCTAGCTTGATGAAATCATATATTTGGTAAACCATACGGGGTGGTACGTTCATTGTTGAATTGTCTAGATTTTTGtttaatatgatttttatttggaTCTGGAAGTTTTATTTTTCTGAATTTTTGGTTGGTTTTCGTTTTTAGCATCACGTCGGTTTGTAGAAGGTTTAGCATTAGATAGAACAGATTGGAGAGAAGGGTCCAAGTAGTGAGTAACTGAGCCTTTGTTTAGTTCGGTTTAGTGGAGTTGAGCATACATGATCTAGATTTTTCCTATATAATCAAATGGATGTTGAAATTGATTGGATTTATGTcggtttttcttttgtttcttatGATGATTTTGAGTTGATTCTCTGATgttttctttcaaaaattatGGAGTTGCTAAGGGAAAATCCAAGAAGTGAATAATAGAGGAagggttaaattttatttacagTTTTGTGTTGCGAAGAATGAATAAATGGCTGTGTGTAGGTTCAGTCAGGATTGTATTATGGGCAAGAGATTGGAAATGGAACAAGCACTGGACCTTCAAGGGTACTCCCGGACCATTCTAATCTATTTGTAAAGGGATTGGCTCAAAAAGGCTCTCCCCCATGGCGAGACGATGACAAAGATGGACATTACATGTTTGCTCTCGGGGAGAATTTAACCTCTCGCTGTAATTACACTTAATCACCATCGATTAGGCTTTTACATTATATAAAGTTGTTATGGTGCGTATTAAGTATACTGCAGAAAACTGGATGCTGCTCATTAATAATGTAGTAAATCCACTTGATTTAGTCCATCTTTTCCTTGCGGTTTAGGATTTCACTGAATTGTGTTTGAACTTCCAAGTCTCTGTCCTGTCCTCCAAAATTGCACTTACTTTATATATTTAAGAGCTGACACAATGGCTTTCAAATAAATATTCACAACTTCCCTACCCTCAGACATCTCCTATCTCTAAATGTTTCCATCTCATCACTGGTTTTGAAACATAGATTTATTTAAGTTGAAAAGCTTGAAGGTTTTTAGTCTTCTTTCTtggtttttaattgatttgcTTTTTGAAGTTTTCTTATGTTTGTTCCTTGTATATCTGCAGATAAGATCCAGAGAAAAATTGGTGAAGGTTAGCGTCTATAAACATTATGATATctacaaaaaattaaatcaattgatACCTCCTTTTCTGCCCAGCTTCTTTCTGTCTATTGAGGCATTTTGGTTCTTACATTATGAACTCACTTTCAGCTGCTTTTAATCTACAGGAACCTTCGGTCAGGTTTTGGAATGTTGGGATAGGGAGGCAAGGGAGATGGTTGCCATAAAAGTTGTGCGAAGCATAAAGAAGTACCGTGAAGCAGCAATGTTGGAAATTGATGTGCTCCACTTGCTTGGGAAGTACGACAGAAATGGGGTTCGGTGAGTgtatctgaataatctcagttTGCTTCTTAGTGGACTTCAAGCTGCTCTATGCTGATTGTTAAGTGCTTATTCATTGCAGTTGTGTGCAAATACGAAACTGGTTTGATTACCGTAACCATATATGCATTGTAAGTATGAACACCTTTTACAATACGGTATATAATATCATTCtcaatttttacaaatattctgGGGATTGAGTCTTGGTGGTGGATTTAAATGGTTTAACAGGTCTTTGAGATGCTTGGACCAAGCTTGTATGATTTTCTTCGCAAAAATAATTATCGCCCATTTCCAGTTGATCTCGTCCGCGAGCTGGGCAGGCAACTATTGGAATGTGTAGCATGTGTGTAGTCGTTGCTCTTGTTATTTCTCGTCCAATGGAAATTTGTATTTCCCCCCTTTATTGTTTGAAGTTGCATGAACCAAAAAAACTGCTCAGTGGATCTGGTTTAATTTATCTGTTTTGCTTGTTTATTTATCTTGTTCATGAAGAAACATTTTTTCTACGTAAGGTGATGTTGCTGTTGAGGTTGGGAAATAAATTTATTCTGCTGACTCTGGCTATTTGTTTGCAGTCATGCATGATTTACACCTCATCCACACTGATTTGAAGCCAGAGAACATACTTTTTGAGTCTCCAGACTATATTAAAATACCAGACTACAAGGTAACACTTTTGGCATATGTTTTTGCAACATTTTATGCTGTGTTGGTGATGGAGTTCCAATTTTCCAAATATCTGTTTGTCCCATCTACTAGCTTTTTGTTGAAGGCTTTTGCTTTTTAACTGTCATGATTTAAAGTTTTGGCTCCATTCTACTATTGCAGGTTCCATCAAACTTGCTTGCTGATGGGACCTATTACAAGAGGTTGCCAAAGTCAAGTGCCATCAAGGTTATTGATTTTGGTAGCACAGCTTATGGGCATCATGAGCACACTTATATTGTCTCGACTCGGCATTACCGTGCACCTGAGGTTATTCTTGGTATGccattttgattatttttcatgAATCTTTCGCGTCACCCTATTGATTGAAATTAATCACTAAGTTGTTCTGTTTATCAGGGCTCGGATGGAGCTACCCATGTGATATATGGAGTGCTGGTTGTATTTTAGTTGAACTCTGCTCAGTACGTTTACAAAGTCTCTAAAGTTTAGAAACTGTGCTCGTATATCAACAGTGAGTATGGTAATCAGTTTGTATTAAATGTTTCTAGGGAGAAGCATTATTTCAGACTCATGAAAACTTAGAGCACTTGGCCATGATGGAGAGGGTTTTGGGACCATTGCCACAGCACATGTTGAGAAGATCAGAGTATGTATTTTTTGCTGTTAGGCTTTTTTTTGTACTTTGGTGAAGAAAATGCAACTAATTAAGATTTATTCGTATCTCATTCTTTATTGTATGGGGTGTTGGATTGTGATTGTTTCAGTCGGCATGCAGAGAAGTATGTTAGAAGGGGTAGATTGGACTGGCCAGATGGTGCAACTTCTCGAGAAAGTATCAAAGCTGTTATGAAGCTACCTCGCCTTCAGGTGCATTTGTGCTACTTATGTTAGATTTGACA containing:
- the LOC126654852 gene encoding serine/threonine-protein kinase AFC2-like, which gives rise to MNYYQMEMDYVTQFPHNHMDRRPRKRARFAWDIPQSQSHPKVQSGLYYGQEIGNGTSTGPSRVLPDHSNLFVKGLAQKGSPPWRDDDKDGHYMFALGENLTSRYKIQRKIGEGTFGQVLECWDREAREMVAIKVVRSIKKYREAAMLEIDVLHLLGKYDRNGVRCVQIRNWFDYRNHICIVFEMLGPSLYDFLRKNNYRPFPVDLVRELGRQLLECVAFMHDLHLIHTDLKPENILFESPDYIKIPDYKVPSNLLADGTYYKRLPKSSAIKVIDFGSTAYGHHEHTYIVSTRHYRAPEVILGLGWSYPCDIWSAGCILVELCSGEALFQTHENLEHLAMMERVLGPLPQHMLRRSDRHAEKYVRRGRLDWPDGATSRESIKAVMKLPRLQNIVMQHVDHSAGDIIDLLQGLLRYDPSTRLTAHEALRHPFFTRDHYRRF